The Triticum aestivum cultivar Chinese Spring chromosome 5A, IWGSC CS RefSeq v2.1, whole genome shotgun sequence genomic sequence AACCTCCCATGTTCCATGTAGAGCCAAATCCAGGAACCTGCACCGTGGTTGGCAACGGGCGTGGCTCCACCCGGAAACCGGGCACGCTATCCTCGGGGTAGAACTTCACGCTGTTGCTCTTTGAACTGGCATGCGCGTGTTCCTGCAGGGTGACAGGGACAGGCAGATGTACTTCCGAAGGTGCATGCCTTATAAAGAGATGTGCTCATGTTTTAGGGGTAACTTTTTAGGAATTTGCCCATGTTTTTTAAAGCATAAAACCTTGTTAGCTGTACATATTTAGAATTAACAGAACAGACTAATTATTTGATTTTTTGTATAATAATATATTATAATTGGGAACTCAAGCAATAATCTGGAATCGCTACCTTCGATTCAGCAGCACCATTGACAGCAGGACTGGTTACATGATTTTCATTTCCTGGTTTGGAACATTCAGCTCCTCGTCCACCAAGAGCTGCCTTTCTTTGCCTGCAAGAACATGAATGCAGAGTGTTGGCATTTGATTGAACCGCCCAACAAGGAGTGCAATGAGTCCAGATGGAACAAGAAATGGTGATGTTGGCAAGtgtacctcctctcttcctcttgcCTGAGTCTAACATCATACTCCTTGCTTGCTGGAAGTTTCGGTAGACTTGAAGGGTCACAAGCAAGTGGCTTTGTTTTAAAAAACTGAAAGAGATTTGAAACATAGGATAAGTACTACAGATCCTGAGATATTCGCATAAGCAAAGTACTACAGGTAGATGCACAGTCACACAAGGGAGATCAGAAAACCGGCAGCAACTAAGATAACCACTTACCACTGATAGCTATTCATTTCAAAATATACTAACAGCGGTCTAATTTTAACTACACTAATATGTTAAACTTCCGAGAAGTTAAAAAAAAGGAGACCATGCAGGAGAACTGCATGTATATTCATTAATATGTTGCAACACCAAAGAAAAGTCTGAATAAGGTTTGTAAGCCAGGTATTGCACCATACAAAAGATTCTTATGAGAGGATCGGAAACTTACATCACTCTGAAGAGCTGAGGAAGCTGTTCCACGAACTTCTGGTTCTAATGAAAGCAAGGAGTCTATGAGAACTACAGTGGAAGGAGGAAAATCTTTGAAAGTCTCAGCAACACACCGCCTATATTGCTGCTGAGGCTTGAACATCGCTGTTTCTGGCACCTTTGATTTCTTGCAATAGTCATCCATCGGCGACCCACAGAGCTTAAAGATCTTGTGAATTTGCTCCACCTACGATAACATTAttgtaaaaaaaatcataagacATCAACCAGCATAAAAATCTGAAAGGTAACTGATGTTGTTTCTGGATCTTCGAAGGCAAAATAAGAAATACCTCGGTTCTTCCTGGCATGATTGGTTTGCCAGCAAAGAGTTCTGCCACAATACACCCTGTACTCCACATATCCACAGCGACACCATACTCTGTGGAACCAAGTAAAAGCTCTGGTGGTCTGTACCACAATGTCACAACACGGCTAGTTAGTGGTTGTGGATTGTCAGGGTCGAAAGATGTTGCCAGGCCAAAGTCTGCAATCTTCAGTACTCCATTGCTGTCAATCAAGAGGTTCGATCCTTTGATGTCTCGATGCAGAACTCCATTTTTGTGACAATGATCAAGGCCATGAAGCAGCTGCTGAACGAAGCACTTTATCTGACATTCATGTTTAATTGTTTTAGTCAATGTAAGTTTCTTAACTGTTCAATGCAAGAGTCGGACGCTAACCACCTGTGACTCGGTGAGTTTGAGGCCTGGACTTGCAATAAGACCGGAAAGGTCATGTTCCATGTATTCAAAAACCAGATACAGGCTCTGCGACACACGAGATGTTACAATTCCTTCAAGCTTTATGATATTTGGATGATCCAGTCTCCGAAGAATATGGATTTCTCTAGCCATAAAGCGAACACTTTCAGGATCCATGTTGACGAACCGCACCTTCTTTAGTGCAACAATCTTCCCTGTTTCAAGATCTCGGGCTTTATACACAATACTGTAAGTTCCTTGTCCAATCTACAACTCAAAAGAAAGCATTCAATTAATGAATATTCTTTATCAGGAAATTTAATATACATAAGCCACACAATCAAATCAGTTGTTCACCTTGTCTAATTTCTCGAATGAATCGGCTCGTCGAGGCAACCAGCCTTCTACTGCTTTAGGCGCCACATTTGCAAGCCAAGTTGGCCACCCATAAACAACATGCTCACCTGAGAGCCCTTTCAACTCTGCATTGTTACAACTGCTGAACCTAGCATCAAAAGCTACCACCACCTTCTCTCCAGCATATGGCATGACTTTGCTGCCATCATTCGTACCTGATGCAGTCTTAGGGTCATCTTTACTTGATGGTTCTCTGTTTTCGGAAGTGGCATCAGCATGATCTTTGGCGCCTTTGGAGCAAAGGCAGCCCATAAGCACATGTGATGCCTTCTTGAACAAGTGAATCAGATCGAGACCAATCTTTGCAGTCTTTCTAGCCAATATCTGCGCTTGACAAGAAATGACCATTGCCTCAGATTCTAAATCTTGCTACAAGCTTGTTTGTTTTCTTAACCAAACAATGATTGAGAGATTTTCAGATGATCTTTCCCACTTTTATGGTATTCTTGGAAAACAAACTACAAGCTTAATTTTGATGTAAAAAAACATATTTGAGAAAATAGATGAAGTGGTACAAATAACCAAACAATAATCTGACAGAAACTGAATCCTTGAAAATAGTGCCAAATTGGACCTCAAGCTAAAACAGTCAAAAAAATTCCTTTCATTGAATTATGTGATTCCGACCAATGTGGCAAATTTGCCGGTGATTTGTAACCCACAAAAATTCTTTCAAATCCAGGTAAGTaaatatggaacacgaaacacaaTTCATTGATACAATTCTGACCTTTGGAAGGCAGCTGAACACTGAAAACTTCAGCTTGGTGTAAAGGCACATGCCAATAACAAGAACCAAGAACCTGGTATCAATCTGTTTTTCCCTAGCAAGAAAACATCATGGTGCCTACTCCCCATTATAGTCcttggatggagaggagagaagaTAAACAGCAATGCAAAGCGAAATTGAATTCGGAAagaccagaacagaagatagagaTTTCACAGAAATGAAGTTCCCTTTAAAATTCCTCTTTTATTTCTTTCCTAATGTAGCACGGACCAAAATGGGGAAAAAATCTCAAAAGGAAATGCCGCAAACCACTAGAAGTTTTTTTTACAGTAACAAAATATTAGAAGTAACTGACAATAAAGGAATGGATAGGAGGGATTTCCGAGAGCTAAAAATAGTTATCAGCTATGTTCTGTTCCAAAAATAGTCAACAGGTTTCTTTCTTTATCTGTTATATACTCCTTTTGTAGATAAAAGGATCGCCGTTAGCTGTTTAATTACCATGTCAATATAAAAGGTCAATGTTCCACATAACAGTAAAAAGAAGACGGACAATTAGACTACTAGCTATACATTTCTACATGAACACCTATTGCTGGAAAAAGAACTTACGTAAATTACTAACCCTATTTATTATGGCTCAGTAAGCAATGCAACAAACTCTTCGCTTTTAATATGTGAAAGAAGATTCATGCATGAGTCCGGAAAAAATCTAACTGAAGCGAACAGATAAGCCATAAACCCAAACCCCTAACTTTCTGATACGATAATTGTTGTGAGGGAATAAAGGCAATAATGTTATTGGTGTGGTGCAGCAGTTGAGGTTAATATTGAATTTTCGACCTAGCAACTGATGGCATTACTTGTTAGTAACAAAGTATATTTCTTTTCTGTGAGTTGTGAAATACTAATTCTTATCAGTATCATTTTGACAAATCTTCTATTAATATTGGAAGGGAGGTCAAAAATTATATTTACAAAATTACTGCTGTTCAAAATCCAAAAAAGGAGCAGGTGAACTAAACAGTGCAGCTTTCAAATCAGCAAAACGCTGTGCTTCGGCAGTCCTGCCAGCACTAGTAAGAAGGCTGATGATGCAGTCATAATTCTCTTCAGATGCTTCCAGGTTGTACCCTTGTACCATGGAGTCGAAAATCTCGAGAGCTTCATCATGCAATCCTGCTGCATCACAGATTCTCAGAACCACATTGAAGGTGACAATAGTTGGGGCAAAGTTATTTGACAGCATCCATGAAAAGAGATCCAGTGCCTCCTTGTGCCGCTGGTTGATTGCATAAGCTTCTATTATTGCAGTGCACGTCAAGGATCCCTTGGAGTCTGTTCGATTGAACACCCTCTGTGCTGCCTTCAGGTCCCCACACCTGCCATACATGTTAACAAGTTCTGCGGCAACTAACGGGAGAGGTTCCATCCGCAACTTCAACACCTGACCATGAACTTCCTTGCCAAGTTGTAATGCTCCAATATCAGAGCAGGCACTCAGTATCCTGGTGATGGCAACAGCATCAGGCCGACGGTTCGACAGCAGCATTGATCTGAACACTTCAATAGCAGTTGAAGAGTCTCTGTTCTTTAGGTAGGCATCAACCAATGCAGTCCAAGCTCGTACAGTTTTCTTATCCATAGCATGAAACACCCTGCGAGAGTATTCTAAATGACAGCATGTACCGTACAGGGTGATGAGCGAAGTGCATAATGAGACATTTGGCAGGAACCACCTCCTCAAAGCATATGCATGGATTTCCTTCCCCTCGCTCAATGCTCGCAATTTTGTGCATACTGGGAGAACAGTACCAACCGCAACGAGATCTGGTCGGATTCCTTCTTGCTGCATCCAAACTATGCACCTCAGCGCCTGATCTGGCCTCCCATTGGATGCATACCCAGACATTAATGCTGTCCATGAGACAGCATTCCTCTTCTTGGTGCTATAGAACACTCGCCTCCCAGAGACCATATCGCCGCATTTGCAGTACATGTCTACCAGCCCTGCGTGGACCTTTGCTACATCTTTACGGTCTGGAAACTTCTTCAGCACCAACCCATGAATCTCCCTCCCTAAGTTCCGTGCACGTATATCACCAATAACTGGCACGATTGAGGTGAGCACCACCGAGTTCACCTTGACTCCGTTTTCCACCATCCACCGGAAATGCTCCAGTGCCTCCCTCTTCAACCCCTTGTGTGCGAACCCAGAAATCACTGCCCCCCATGCAACGACATCCCTCTctggcatttcctcaaacaccatcATCGCCAGCTTCACCTTCCCGCACCTGAAGTAGACATCCATGAGGCCAGTCATCAGCATGCCCGGCGCACCTGCAAATGCGTTCTTGACCAGCATGGCGTGTGTGGCGGTGGCCATGACCATGGATGGCCTGGCACTCCCAGAGATGGACTTGAGGACACAGCCGTACGTGTACTCGTTGGCATTAGCCCCAGCAGCACGCATCTCCACAAACCCGCCAGCGACAGCATCCCCTGCCTCTCTCCGGCCCCTGCGAACGTGCCCGTGGAGCAAAGCATTCCACGAGAAGGCACTGGCCCTGGGCAAACCGCCGAGCACCTGGCGGGCCTCCTCAGCAGCACCGACCGCAAGATAAACCTCGACGAGCCTGGCTAGGAGAAACTCATTGGAGTCAAGGCCGTGGACACGGAGGTGGGCGTGGATCTGACgggcgtgggcgagggagcggcaTGCGGAGAGGAGAGCAGTGAAGGCTGAGGGGCTCGCCGGGACGCCGCGGTGGGATAAATGGTCGAGGAGGCAGAGCGCAGAGCGAAGGCGGCCTGCACGAACGAGACGGCGGATCTCAGCGGAGAGCGCGGGCGCGTTTTTCGAGTCCGGCCGGAGCTCCGCTTGGAACGTGCGGGGGGCGGCCGCGGCGGCGTCAGCGTCGGCGAGGGCGCATGAACGGGTTCTCGCGCGCTTGAGAGACTTCAGGGCCTTGGAGTCTAGAAAATGGGGGTGCTTTAGGGCCGCTACAGGGGAGGAGGTCGAGGCCATGGCAATGGCCATGGCGAGCGTGAGTTTTTGGAGTGAAGAAGCAACCAGGTGGACTGGATAGAACCAAGCGAGCTAGATTTAGGCCACCTACAGATCGTTCACTGATTAATTAAGTAGTCGGCACTTCAGTATTATCAGAAAAGACGTCAAAACAAATGACATCAGCGAAAAAAATTTTGTTTTCAGAACTAAAAATGTTTATTTCATAAATAAAAAGTCCGACTAAAAATCTGTTTTCACTATTAAATTTgcctcgacgagatcttcaaaactagattttTCAAAACTAGAtttcatgttgatatgtttcgataaTTTATTTTAGCCAAAAGTTTCCACGATGTTTACGCCGACATTGTCATAGTATTTAAACTAAAGTTACCATGACATGTTTCATCTAGTTTTTATTCTAGATTCAATGCTACTATTGTATTTCAACTATTTTTTACGGTAATTTTTATTAATTGACCATGGAAATTTATAGTAATTAACCATGGCAAATTTAATTCATGGATCATGGCATTTTTAGTAATTcaacatggcaaatttagtttatagATCATGTCAATTTTAGTTCATAGATCTTGGTGATTTTAGTATTTTAACCATGGCAATTCTAGTATTTTGACCATGAAAAATATTTTTTGTATGGACCATGACAAATTTTAGTGCGTGTATCATGGCAAATATATAATAtctaaatagttgatccccactgttctatttctcttgacatgcagcctatccacctcagcAGGTTCGTCACATCAACTTCTACCACCACAGCTGCTCTGTCACATCACCCTCCGTTACCGCTTGACCAGCGAACAGAACGACCCTCTCTGCCGCATCATCCTCCGCCACTTCTTGACTAGCGAACAGAACGACCCCCTTGCGTTGGCTCCACGTTCTTCCACCTCCCTTGGCTCCTCACCTACGCAGCAGAAACGCAGTCACCGGATAATTCGTTGCATGTTCCCCTTCCACTTCCACTTCGACTCCATTTCCCAACAAATTCTGCCTACGTTGCTCCATCTTCTTGGTTCGCCTATCAAATCTGCCACCGGTACAAGACTCCACCTCCTGTGCTCGCAAATCCACGCCAAATCGGCTACTGCCCATCGACGACCCTAGCGGCACAAGCAAAGAGGAGACAGACTGATGTTgtttgattgcttgtatctgcgttggtatttcctcgaagaggagaggattatgcagcacagcaatggtaagtatttccctcaattatgaaaccaaggttatcaatctagtaggagaaccaaacaatactatgtaaacggtacatgcacgcaaagaacaaatacttgcaacccaatgtgtaagaggggttggcaatccctcctCTGTATTAAGATAGAtcaaattgtatgagattggataaatagatctagcaaaacaTAAAAAATAAGTATAAAacatgcagcaaggtatttttagatttttggaataatagatctgaaaacaatatgatagaaaatagaccagggggcatagatttcactagtggctcctctcgaaaaaaatagcatacgatgggtaaaaaaattactgttgggcaattgataggagAGTAAATAATTataatgatatccaaggcaatgatcatgtatataggaatcacgtccaagattagtagaccaactcatgtctgcatctactactattactccacacatcgaccactatccaccatgcatctagtgtattcagttcatggagaaatggagtaatgcaataagaacgatgacatgatgtagacaagatctattcatgtaggaatagactccatcattttatccttaatagaaatgatacatGTGTGCCTCGTTACCCCTtgtgtcactgggtgaggacaccgcaagatcgaacccatcacaaagcacctcttcccattgcaagaaaaacaatctagtttgccaaaccaaaccaaagtttcggagaagaaatatgtggctataataatcatgcatataagagattaaagaagactcaaataatattcatatatagaactgatcataaacttggaattcatcggatcccaacaaacacaccgcaaaaagtcattacatcaaatagatctccaagaatatcgaggagaacattgtattgagaatcaaaaagagagaagaagtcatctagctactgcctatggactcgtaggtctgtggtaaactactacgCATCATTTGAGGAGCACCAgcgaggatgatgaacccctccgtgatcgtgtccTCCTTTGGCAAGGTGCTGGAaagggcctctagattggatctcatggttttggaacttgcggtggttggaattgtgtttcgttgactcccctagggtttctagaatatttgggtatttacagagctgagaggcggtggaaaggacctccgtgggccccaccacccatcagggcgcgcTAGGGGCCTCTAGCGCGCTCACGTGGGTGGTGGGCCCAACGGGCCTTCCCTcgtgcacttccttggctcccaagttgtcttctgggcagaaaaaaaatctccaaaaaatttcgctgtgtttggaatcctttgatatggatattctgcgaaggaaaaaacaagcaaaaaacagcaactggcactgggcactatgtcaataggttagtcccaaaaatgatataaagttgctataaaatgaatataaaacatacaagaatgataatataacaacatgggacaatcaaaaattatagatacgctggagacgtatcactgttgTCCATGTGATCTTCCTGTTGTTCAATGCAGTGTGCCTCCTTGACGGGACGTCAGTGCCGGTTGCCAAACTACAACCCTTGGGCGGAGGGGAAGGGGGCTCCGCCAACACTAGATGTCGTCAGCCTCTTGGGAACGACGTGGATGAAGAATGTTGTCCGCCGCAGCCGACCATGCCCTCCGAGATGCACTGTTGGAGATCAGGAAGGACACCTTCAGTTCAGGCTATTTCTTCCTCACCTTATTTCTTTGATTCATACCTCTGTTTTTTCAGTGTGTGACTGCGTGTGTTTGGTTATGTGTAGATATTCAAGTGGCAGCAGGTTGCTATATAGGATTTGGGGTGACTTGTGTTTATATATGTTCTTCTCTATTTGATATTTGAAGAATTCCTTCTCGCAGTTGCATTTTGACTATGGGTTCTACGAGGCACAAGTAGTAGCATCGAATATGAAGTGGCATGTATTTTTTATATACtgaattattttgcacataatccTGAAAACTTAATAGACTACTTCACGATGTTTTGAGCATACCACCATACAGTGCAATTTGTCAATTTAGATGCTTATCCTTCAGCTCTATCAGTACTACTCTTTGGTTCATTAAAAAAATAACACAAAACCCATTATATCCACTAAGTATGGCACGCACACTACCTTTAGAGTTTGGTATGTCAATCTTGAATGAATCAGGCCTACATCTTTCTGATGATGTTGTCGAATAGATTGTGGATCACGTACACCACATGTATCCAGATCAAATTTTGTTGTGCAAGAAGCATTAAAGTTATCGATATGTTTATGCTAAACTACAGTCCAACAGACATTCAAGGAGGCAGACTTGAACAATTGGGAGGATAGATCCTAACGAATGGAAAGCGTTCGAAAGTAAAAATATAGCCTTGCTGAAGAACATGACTCTCCTATACATAGAATTAGTACCTCTACATTTTCAGCTTTAGTAAAAAAATGCTTGAGAACATGATTCTTGAGTATTGACTCACATCTCAACATGTTGTGATGCAGGGTCATAACCATGCCATTCACTCTCAACCCGCACTACAAAATTATTGGTATATGCAATTGGTGGTAAGAATTATTCACTGTTACTCAAAAAGCAAAATATTTAGAATATGATTAGCTATGCACCTAAAATTTGATTCGACAAGCACCTCTTTGCGCTTGAATTTAGGTTTATTTTCATATGCTCCTCGAGTCCATGCATGACAATCAATTTGTCCTAATCAATCTCTATTCTTTGAATAAAAAATAAACCTAACGTTCTTATGCTTAACTAATAAATAGGCAGAGGTGCTTGCTGTTTAGAAGAAGAAAATCATCAGTTTCTGCACCATTGATACATTATTTGTGTTTATTTCTCTGCAGTGTGCATATGTTGCCAAATTACTTATTTGCAGGATACACAtcggcttctttcttttttttattttttgcgaatTAGTCTCCTCTTTT encodes the following:
- the LOC123102798 gene encoding probable serine/threonine-protein kinase At1g54610 isoform X1, producing the protein MCLYTKLKFSVFSCLPKILARKTAKIGLDLIHLFKKASHVLMGCLCSKGAKDHADATSENREPSSKDDPKTASGTNDGSKVMPYAGEKVVVAFDARFSSCNNAELKGLSGEHVVYGWPTWLANVAPKAVEGWLPRRADSFEKLDKIGQGTYSIVYKARDLETGKIVALKKVRFVNMDPESVRFMAREIHILRRLDHPNIIKLEGIVTSRVSQSLYLVFEYMEHDLSGLIASPGLKLTESQIKCFVQQLLHGLDHCHKNGVLHRDIKGSNLLIDSNGVLKIADFGLATSFDPDNPQPLTSRVVTLWYRPPELLLGSTEYGVAVDMWSTGCIVAELFAGKPIMPGRTEVEQIHKIFKLCGSPMDDYCKKSKVPETAMFKPQQQYRRCVAETFKDFPPSTVVLIDSLLSLEPEVRGTASSALQSDFFKTKPLACDPSSLPKLPASKEYDVRLRQEEERRQRKAALGGRGAECSKPGNENHVTSPAVNGAAESKEHAHASSKSNSVKFYPEDSVPGFRVEPRPLPTTVQVPGFGSTWNMGGYTDHPTTPGCACSSVHVANSSTSRTKASSHSHIPQFCTTDLRNAVEVTYQNQPPDRPASSHNKNPLEVQDAMISVLLLREVLRIYILSSHMARTIAFLWSEPWKEAQEDPPLGAIGAAGREYRGHAQGAREAHPRGGAQGTARQDEQVASS
- the LOC123102798 gene encoding probable serine/threonine-protein kinase At1g54610 isoform X2; the protein is MCLYTKLKFSVFSCLPKILARKTAKIGLDLIHLFKKASHVLMGCLCSKGAKDHADATSENREPSSKDDPKTASGTNDGSKVMPYAGEKVVVAFDARFSSCNNAELKGLSGEHVVYGWPTWLANVAPKAVEGWLPRRADSFEKLDKIGQGTYSIVYKARDLETGKIVALKKVRFVNMDPESVRFMAREIHILRRLDHPNIIKLEGIVTSRVSQSLYLVFEYMEHDLSGLIASPGLKLTESQIKCFVQQLLHGLDHCHKNGVLHRDIKGSNLLIDSNGVLKIADFGLATSFDPDNPQPLTSRVVTLWYRPPELLLGSTEYGVAVDMWSTGCIVAELFAGKPIMPGRTEVEQIHKIFKLCGSPMDDYCKKSKVPETAMFKPQQQYRRCVAETFKDFPPSTVVLIDSLLSLEPEVRGTASSALQSDFFKTKPLACDPSSLPKLPASKEYDVRLRQEEERRQRKAALGGRGAECSKPGNENHVTSPAVNGAAESKEHAHASSKSNSVKFYPEDSVPGFRVEPRPLPTTVQVPGFGSTWNMGGYTDHPTTPGCACSSVHVANSSTSRTKASSHSHIPQFCTTDLRNAVEVTYQNQPPDRPASSHNKNPLENHGRKLRRIHHSGPLVPLGGNIEDMLKEHERHIQEAVRKARLGKTSR
- the LOC123102799 gene encoding pentatricopeptide repeat-containing protein At1g71460, chloroplastic-like; amino-acid sequence: MAIAMASTSSPVAALKHPHFLDSKALKSLKRARTRSCALADADAAAAAPRTFQAELRPDSKNAPALSAEIRRLVRAGRLRSALCLLDHLSHRGVPASPSAFTALLSACRSLAHARQIHAHLRVHGLDSNEFLLARLVEVYLAVGAAEEARQVLGGLPRASAFSWNALLHGHVRRGRREAGDAVAGGFVEMRAAGANANEYTYGCVLKSISGSARPSMVMATATHAMLVKNAFAGAPGMLMTGLMDVYFRCGKVKLAMMVFEEMPERDVVAWGAVISGFAHKGLKREALEHFRWMVENGVKVNSVVLTSIVPVIGDIRARNLGREIHGLVLKKFPDRKDVAKVHAGLVDMYCKCGDMVSGRRVFYSTKKRNAVSWTALMSGYASNGRPDQALRCIVWMQQEGIRPDLVAVGTVLPVCTKLRALSEGKEIHAYALRRWFLPNVSLCTSLITLYGTCCHLEYSRRVFHAMDKKTVRAWTALVDAYLKNRDSSTAIEVFRSMLLSNRRPDAVAITRILSACSDIGALQLGKEVHGQVLKLRMEPLPLVAAELVNMYGRCGDLKAAQRVFNRTDSKGSLTCTAIIEAYAINQRHKEALDLFSWMLSNNFAPTIVTFNVVLRICDAAGLHDEALEIFDSMVQGYNLEASEENYDCIISLLTSAGRTAEAQRFADLKAALFSSPAPFLDFEQQ